Proteins from a single region of Candidatus Dormiibacterota bacterium:
- a CDS encoding NAD(P)/FAD-dependent oxidoreductase: protein MLDTQVRRYVIVGNGFAGTTAAEQLRKHDPTCEITLFGDEPYPLYNRISLPPMLRKQIPEAKVMMRTEAWHEEHGIALKLRTPVERIVPEERVVIANGASYPYDALLIATGGRPNPIGAPGSEGAHNLFNFQYLDDTRAISEHLETAKIAVAIGGSYIAYELAEAFSTRKVETHWLIRGPRFLHRMLDEAAGAYVDAAAKADGVHMHYGEEVEGFVRSNGVATKVRTKSGLEIEADCYGVGFGLTMNVELAQAAGIETSKNGIVCNDELETSIPGIYAAGDIADFFDPILEMRYRMGTWNNAGAHGKVVALNMMGGSQKYHDVPEYSSLLFKGQTITQFGLSPDLQPEIETAYKIDAEKQWYRALYFWQDRLVGGLMLGKGNRAGKRKYVEAIKAKEHYPKPEWDALLDWTA, encoded by the coding sequence GTGCTAGATACACAGGTCCGCCGATATGTGATCGTCGGGAACGGCTTTGCCGGGACGACGGCCGCGGAGCAATTACGCAAGCACGATCCCACCTGCGAGATCACGCTTTTCGGCGACGAGCCCTACCCGCTGTACAACCGCATCTCCTTACCGCCCATGTTGCGCAAACAGATTCCCGAAGCCAAGGTCATGATGCGCACCGAAGCATGGCACGAGGAGCACGGCATCGCGCTCAAACTGCGCACGCCGGTCGAACGCATCGTTCCCGAAGAGCGCGTCGTTATCGCGAACGGCGCTTCGTATCCCTACGACGCCCTGTTGATCGCCACCGGCGGGCGTCCGAACCCGATCGGCGCTCCAGGTAGCGAGGGAGCGCACAATCTCTTCAACTTTCAATATCTCGACGACACGCGCGCGATCTCAGAACACTTGGAGACCGCGAAGATCGCGGTCGCAATCGGCGGATCGTACATCGCCTACGAACTCGCCGAAGCGTTTTCCACCCGCAAGGTCGAGACGCATTGGCTCATTCGCGGCCCGCGCTTCCTCCATCGCATGCTCGACGAAGCTGCGGGCGCTTACGTCGATGCGGCGGCGAAAGCCGACGGCGTCCACATGCACTACGGCGAGGAAGTTGAGGGCTTCGTCCGCTCGAACGGCGTGGCAACCAAAGTCCGCACGAAGAGCGGCCTCGAAATCGAGGCCGACTGCTACGGCGTCGGCTTCGGCCTCACCATGAACGTCGAGTTAGCGCAAGCGGCCGGAATCGAAACGAGCAAGAACGGCATCGTCTGCAACGACGAACTCGAAACCAGCATACCGGGTATCTATGCCGCCGGCGACATCGCCGATTTCTTCGACCCGATATTGGAGATGCGCTATCGCATGGGCACGTGGAACAATGCGGGCGCGCACGGCAAAGTCGTCGCCCTCAACATGATGGGTGGCAGCCAGAAGTATCACGACGTCCCCGAGTATTCATCGCTGCTTTTCAAAGGGCAGACGATCACGCAATTCGGCCTCTCGCCCGATCTGCAGCCCGAGATCGAGACCGCCTACAAAATCGACGCGGAGAAGCAGTGGTATCGCGCGCTCTACTTCTGGCAGGATCGTTTGGTCGGCGGCCTGATGCTCGGTAAGGGCAATCGCGCCGGCAAACGCAAGTACGTCGAAGCCATCAAAGCCAAAGAGCACTACCCGAAGCCCGAGTGGGACGCATTGCTCGACTGGACCGCTTGA
- a CDS encoding M20 family metallopeptidase, producing MTAVLQAPVADLVRYRRHFHAHPELSLEEHATAAYIERELRSFGYDELRTGVGQTGILATLHGGLPGPVTLLRADMDALPMDETNDVPYRSTRAGVMHACGHDGHMAMLLVAARDLMQMRAQVRGTIVFCFQPAEEGPAGNKLMIDDGALENPHVDRTFALHLYSGLEAGKVGVRDGAFFAASDRFSILLKGRGGHGAMPQLSVDPIVGAAQLVTLLQTIPSREYAPKDPIVVTVGKLSSGTTFNVIPDYADMLGTVRCFDPEVRAQIPQSIERIVEGLCDALRLDYELEYLWGYPPTVNDPAMNDVVRAVGAKLVGERNVVDPHDLMMWSEDMSYMQQERPGAYFVVGVRGPEIGHEPQHSPRYDIDERALEIGYGMMVGLALHG from the coding sequence ATGACCGCTGTATTGCAGGCGCCGGTGGCTGATTTGGTCCGGTATCGCCGGCACTTCCACGCCCATCCCGAACTCTCGCTGGAAGAGCACGCGACCGCCGCGTATATCGAGCGCGAACTGCGCAGTTTCGGCTACGACGAGTTGCGGACGGGCGTCGGGCAGACCGGCATCCTGGCAACGCTCCATGGCGGCCTCCCGGGCCCCGTCACATTGTTGCGGGCCGATATGGATGCGCTGCCGATGGATGAGACCAACGACGTCCCGTATCGCTCCACCCGAGCCGGGGTGATGCACGCGTGCGGGCACGACGGCCACATGGCGATGCTGCTCGTCGCCGCTCGCGATTTGATGCAGATGCGCGCGCAAGTGCGCGGGACGATCGTGTTCTGCTTTCAGCCGGCCGAAGAAGGGCCGGCCGGCAACAAGCTGATGATCGACGACGGCGCGCTCGAAAATCCGCACGTTGACCGGACCTTTGCGTTGCATCTCTATAGCGGGCTCGAAGCGGGCAAGGTCGGGGTACGCGACGGGGCGTTCTTCGCGGCCTCGGATCGCTTCTCGATTCTGCTCAAAGGCCGCGGCGGCCACGGCGCGATGCCGCAGCTCTCCGTCGATCCGATCGTCGGTGCCGCGCAACTGGTGACGTTGCTACAGACGATTCCTAGCCGTGAATATGCGCCCAAGGATCCGATCGTCGTCACGGTCGGCAAGCTCTCGTCGGGAACGACGTTTAACGTCATTCCCGATTATGCGGATATGCTCGGAACCGTGCGTTGCTTCGATCCCGAGGTGCGAGCCCAGATTCCACAGAGCATCGAGCGCATCGTCGAAGGGCTGTGCGACGCGCTGCGCTTGGATTACGAACTGGAGTATCTCTGGGGCTATCCGCCGACGGTCAACGATCCGGCGATGAACGATGTGGTGCGCGCGGTCGGAGCGAAACTCGTCGGCGAACGGAACGTGGTCGATCCGCACGACCTGATGATGTGGTCCGAGGACATGTCGTACATGCAACAGGAGCGCCCGGGAGCATATTTCGTCGTCGGCGTGCGAGGACCCGAAATTGGGCACGAGCCGCAGCACAGCCCGCGCTACGACATCGACGAGCGCGCGCTCGAAATCGGCTACGGCATGATGGTCGGCCTAGCGCTCCACGGCTAG
- a CDS encoding TonB family protein, whose protein sequence is MPDSGASAPSSLYAYRLAAFSARSARGNVTIKTSDGWFTAAFPSVALTQQTLHMRGRTSAYTRSVFRSPVLYVRFAHPVMVQYMYVGDAQSSGDQIFGWDARGDVTCQAPAGIGMANNPLHINPDTDIDAKHALQAPPGPNAAVATAAIAGVPGPLDCKEPFLGAVATHYAQPDVPLAMQDDRYRGVVLVEIAVGADDKLDDAWVYSPSGYREFDEAALKAVRKSSYKAGRSFCSAAAGFYLFRLDFNMR, encoded by the coding sequence GTGCCCGATTCCGGGGCGAGTGCGCCGTCGAGTCTCTACGCGTATCGGTTGGCGGCTTTCAGCGCTCGGTCGGCTCGCGGCAACGTTACCATTAAGACGAGCGACGGTTGGTTTACAGCCGCGTTTCCTTCGGTTGCGTTGACGCAGCAAACGCTGCACATGCGCGGTAGGACCTCGGCGTACACGCGCTCGGTGTTTCGGTCGCCGGTGCTATACGTGCGCTTCGCGCATCCCGTTATGGTGCAATACATGTATGTGGGCGATGCGCAAAGTAGCGGCGATCAAATTTTCGGTTGGGATGCGAGGGGCGACGTGACCTGCCAAGCTCCGGCCGGTATCGGCATGGCGAACAATCCCTTGCATATAAATCCAGATACCGATATCGACGCGAAACACGCATTGCAAGCGCCTCCGGGGCCGAACGCCGCTGTGGCGACCGCCGCTATCGCGGGCGTCCCCGGACCGCTTGACTGCAAAGAGCCGTTCTTAGGCGCGGTTGCGACGCATTACGCCCAGCCGGACGTTCCGCTCGCGATGCAAGACGATCGCTATCGGGGCGTCGTGCTTGTGGAGATTGCGGTGGGTGCCGACGATAAGCTGGACGATGCGTGGGTGTATTCCCCATCGGGCTATCGCGAATTCGATGAGGCGGCGCTGAAAGCCGTGCGTAAAAGCAGCTATAAAGCAGGTCGCTCATTTTGCAGCGCAGCGGCCGGCTTCTATCTCTTTCGGCTCGACTTCAATATGCGTTGA